From Solwaraspora sp. WMMD1047, the proteins below share one genomic window:
- a CDS encoding Clp protease N-terminal domain-containing protein: MFERFTKDARRVVTDSITVATGAGADKVTPEHLLLAVVADADGDGARLLAGYGVTEATLTAALTPATGRAGLTEDEITALRTVGIDADEVFRRIEEAFGPDALHEPSPTRPRRRGRLGSPFSPPAKKVLELSLREAIAMRHRAIGSGHILLALLRVGLSGPAAEVLTGHGVDHDGARDRLRADLPRAA; encoded by the coding sequence ATGTTCGAGCGATTCACCAAGGACGCCCGCCGGGTCGTGACCGACAGCATCACCGTCGCCACCGGCGCCGGCGCCGACAAGGTCACACCCGAACACCTGCTGCTCGCGGTGGTGGCCGACGCGGACGGCGACGGCGCCCGGCTCCTCGCCGGGTACGGCGTGACCGAAGCCACCCTCACCGCCGCCCTGACCCCGGCCACCGGACGGGCCGGGCTGACCGAGGACGAGATCACCGCGCTGCGGACCGTCGGCATCGACGCCGACGAGGTGTTCCGCCGGATCGAGGAGGCGTTCGGGCCGGACGCGCTGCACGAACCGTCGCCGACCCGGCCGCGGCGGCGCGGTCGGCTCGGCAGCCCGTTCAGCCCGCCGGCGAAGAAGGTGCTGGAGTTGAGCCTGCGGGAGGCGATCGCCATGCGGCACCGCGCGATCGGTTCCGGCCACATCCTGCTGGCCCTGTTGCGGGTCGGGTTGTCAGGCCCGGCGGCCGAGGTGCTGACCGGGCACGGCGTCGACCACGACGGCGCACGCGACCGGCTCCGCGCCGACCTGCCCCGGGCGGCCTGA
- a CDS encoding C45 family peptidase: MTSLPNANRSGLPVPLIRVAGTPAECGFGYGATAREVIIANLELYLRRFRDAAGLDPATVRRYGLAFRAATATHHPRVAQMLDGVAEGADVPAADLYALNARTELIYGARPDGAAGGCTSVGVLGTHTANGHLLLGQNWDWHPDQREAMVLLATRDERGHSVLTLTEAGMLAKAGLNSAGLGVCVNMLGCDRDALPVLAGERGAGVPYHVLLRAALEAPHLSAALKRVCAGGRNSSINLLLGQAAEAGGELIDLELVPGDAGWLHPVDGMITHANHLETALPVHDVMKQLSGSSLFRSARARRLLRPAAATGRLTERDLAAVFHDHASYPQAICRHVDPADAPAERSETVYSVLLDLDDRRFGLAAGPPCGHRYTWLDLDLVAGRAEGRDQVAAASPNA; encoded by the coding sequence ATGACGTCGCTACCGAACGCCAACCGGTCCGGTCTGCCGGTGCCGCTGATCCGGGTGGCCGGCACACCGGCCGAATGCGGCTTCGGCTACGGCGCGACGGCGCGCGAGGTGATCATCGCCAATCTGGAGCTCTACCTGCGCAGATTCCGCGACGCCGCGGGGCTCGACCCGGCGACCGTACGCCGGTACGGGCTGGCGTTCCGGGCCGCGACGGCGACCCACCACCCGCGGGTCGCCCAGATGCTGGACGGGGTGGCCGAGGGCGCGGACGTGCCGGCCGCCGACCTGTACGCGCTGAACGCCCGGACCGAGCTGATCTACGGTGCCCGGCCCGACGGGGCGGCCGGCGGGTGCACGTCGGTGGGGGTGCTCGGGACCCACACCGCGAACGGCCACCTGCTGCTCGGCCAGAACTGGGACTGGCATCCCGACCAGCGGGAGGCGATGGTGCTGCTCGCCACCCGCGACGAACGGGGCCACTCGGTGCTGACCCTGACCGAGGCGGGGATGCTGGCCAAGGCCGGGCTCAACTCGGCCGGCCTCGGGGTCTGCGTGAACATGCTCGGCTGTGACCGCGACGCGCTGCCGGTGCTGGCCGGGGAGCGGGGCGCCGGGGTGCCGTACCACGTCCTGCTGCGGGCGGCGTTGGAGGCGCCGCACCTGTCGGCGGCGCTGAAGCGGGTCTGCGCCGGTGGGCGCAACAGCTCCATCAACCTGCTGCTCGGTCAGGCGGCCGAGGCCGGTGGCGAGCTGATCGACCTGGAGCTGGTGCCGGGTGACGCCGGCTGGCTGCATCCGGTGGACGGGATGATCACCCACGCCAACCACCTGGAGACGGCGCTGCCGGTGCACGACGTGATGAAGCAGCTCTCCGGCTCGTCGCTGTTCCGGTCGGCGCGGGCCCGGCGGTTGCTGCGGCCGGCCGCGGCCACCGGCCGGCTGACCGAGCGCGACCTGGCGGCGGTCTTCCATGACCACGCCAGCTATCCGCAGGCCATCTGCCGGCACGTCGACCCGGCCGATGCTCCAGCGGAGCGTTCGGAGACCGTCTACTCGGTGCTGCTCGATCTGGACGACCGCCGGTTCGGGCTGGCCGCCGGGCCGCCCTGCGGGCACCGGTACACCTGGCTGGACCTCGACCTCGTCGCCGGTCGGGCCGAGGGTCGCGACCAGGTGGCGGCGGCGTCGCCGAACGCCTGA
- a CDS encoding alpha/beta hydrolase has protein sequence MSERRGAGRGPVDESCVLTDGPWNHRFVGANGSRFHVVEAGSGPLVLFLHGFPEFWWAWHDMLPAVADAGYRAVAVDLRGYGASDKPPRGYDGYTLAADVAGLIRALGERSAVLVGSGSGGLIAWTTAAFHPKLVRRLVVLAAPHPLRLRAGIFADPRGQFAAATPTLKFQIPRYEHLLTRDDAALVGYFLRRWGGPNWVASAGFDEYAARCREAMQIPQAAFCALEGYRWAFRSVLRLHGYRFVRLMQEPLVTPTLQLHGGRDQASLPRTAQGSSRYVTAPYEWRLLDDTGHFPHVEVPDLVLGEVLRWAKS, from the coding sequence ATGAGCGAGCGACGAGGCGCGGGCCGGGGGCCCGTTGACGAGTCCTGCGTACTTACCGACGGGCCCTGGAACCACCGCTTCGTCGGCGCCAACGGCAGCAGATTCCACGTTGTCGAGGCCGGCAGCGGACCGCTGGTGCTCTTCCTGCACGGCTTCCCCGAGTTCTGGTGGGCCTGGCACGACATGCTGCCGGCGGTCGCGGACGCCGGCTACCGGGCGGTCGCGGTCGATCTGCGCGGCTACGGTGCGAGCGACAAACCCCCCCGGGGGTACGACGGCTACACCCTCGCCGCCGACGTCGCCGGCCTGATCCGGGCGCTCGGCGAACGGTCGGCGGTGCTGGTCGGCTCCGGATCCGGCGGGCTGATCGCCTGGACCACCGCCGCGTTCCACCCGAAGCTGGTGCGGCGCCTGGTGGTGCTGGCCGCGCCGCACCCGCTGCGGCTGCGGGCCGGCATCTTCGCCGACCCACGCGGCCAGTTCGCCGCCGCCACCCCGACCCTCAAGTTCCAGATCCCCCGGTACGAGCACCTGCTGACCCGCGACGACGCGGCGCTGGTCGGCTACTTCCTGCGCCGGTGGGGCGGGCCGAACTGGGTGGCGAGCGCCGGATTCGACGAGTACGCGGCCCGCTGCCGGGAGGCGATGCAGATCCCGCAGGCGGCGTTCTGCGCCCTGGAGGGCTACCGCTGGGCGTTCCGGTCGGTGTTGCGGCTGCACGGGTACCGGTTCGTCCGGCTGATGCAGGAACCGCTGGTGACGCCGACGCTGCAGCTGCACGGCGGGCGGGATCAGGCGTCCCTGCCCCGGACCGCCCAGGGCTCCAGCCGCTACGTCACCGCCCCGTACGAGTGGCGCCTGCTGGACGACACCGGCCACTTTCCGCACGTCGAGGTCCCCGACCTGGTGCTCGGCGAGGTGTTGCGCTGGGCCAAGTCCTGA
- a CDS encoding ABC-F family ATP-binding cassette domain-containing protein, producing the protein MSSSALLAHDLVRTLGTRRVLDGVSLVAAPGQRIGLIGENGAGKSTLLRLLAGTDEPDAGQVVRPTELGFLHQEMPFDADATIAAVLDDALREARHDLAELDRLTAALAGTGENQPGYADLLAEYGERLDRAQRHDSWDADRRAAIVLAGLGLGGLPADRPLGSMSGGQRGRLALTALLVRRPTALLLDEPTNHLDDDAAAFLAEQLRALPGTVVAASHDRAFLDAVCTDLIDLDPGLAGPTRYGGNYTSYQEQKRAERERWQRQFEEEQQKIVELRHAAATTARHVAPGRPRRDNEKMGYDRTGGRVESQVSRRVRNATRRLAELERDQVRKPPEPLRLRTDALTSGSSDGMLVALRDVRVPGRLAIDRLDVSATDRLLVTGANGAGKSTLLAVLAGRSAAGRSAVERSAVGGQLWRRRGLTVGLLAQDSVFDRPDRTVRETYELALGPDRAEAVPLRSLGLIAGRDLDSRVGELSVGQRRRLALALLIADPPELLLLDEPTNHLSPGLADELEEALGSRGPGAVVVASHDRWLRSRWAGRQLALPPPGLALPASGQEPGSGG; encoded by the coding sequence ATGTCCAGTTCCGCCCTGCTCGCCCATGACCTCGTTCGCACCCTCGGTACCCGGCGGGTGCTCGACGGCGTCTCCCTGGTCGCCGCGCCCGGCCAACGGATCGGGCTGATCGGCGAGAACGGCGCCGGGAAGTCGACCCTGCTGCGCCTGCTCGCCGGCACGGACGAACCGGACGCCGGCCAGGTGGTCCGGCCGACGGAGCTGGGCTTCCTGCACCAGGAGATGCCGTTCGACGCGGACGCCACCATCGCCGCCGTGCTCGACGACGCCCTCCGGGAGGCCCGCCATGACCTCGCCGAGCTGGACCGGCTGACCGCGGCGCTGGCCGGCACCGGCGAGAACCAGCCCGGCTATGCGGACCTGCTCGCCGAGTACGGCGAGCGGCTGGACCGGGCGCAGCGGCACGACTCCTGGGACGCCGACCGGCGCGCCGCGATCGTGCTGGCCGGCCTCGGTCTGGGTGGGCTGCCAGCCGACCGGCCACTGGGTTCGATGTCCGGCGGGCAGCGCGGACGGCTCGCCCTGACCGCGCTGCTGGTCCGCCGCCCCACCGCGTTGCTGCTGGACGAACCGACGAACCACCTCGACGACGACGCGGCGGCGTTCCTGGCCGAACAGCTCCGCGCCCTGCCCGGCACCGTGGTGGCGGCCAGCCACGACCGGGCGTTCCTCGACGCCGTCTGCACCGACCTGATCGACCTCGACCCGGGCTTGGCCGGCCCCACCCGGTACGGCGGCAACTACACCTCCTACCAGGAGCAGAAACGCGCGGAGCGGGAACGTTGGCAGCGCCAGTTCGAGGAGGAACAGCAGAAGATCGTCGAACTGCGCCACGCCGCCGCCACCACGGCCCGCCACGTCGCACCCGGCCGGCCCCGCCGGGACAACGAGAAAATGGGGTACGACCGCACCGGCGGCCGGGTGGAGAGTCAGGTCTCCCGCCGGGTCCGCAACGCCACCCGCCGGCTGGCCGAGCTCGAACGCGACCAGGTCCGCAAGCCCCCGGAGCCGCTGCGGCTGCGGACCGACGCCCTCACCTCCGGTTCGTCCGACGGCATGCTGGTCGCGCTGCGGGACGTCCGGGTGCCCGGGCGACTCGCCATCGACCGGCTCGACGTGTCGGCCACCGACCGGCTGCTGGTCACCGGCGCGAACGGTGCCGGCAAGTCGACCCTGCTGGCGGTGCTGGCCGGGCGGTCGGCGGCCGGGCGGTCGGCGGTCGAGCGGTCGGCGGTCGGCGGGCAGCTCTGGCGGCGGCGCGGGCTGACGGTCGGGCTGCTCGCCCAGGACAGCGTCTTCGACCGTCCGGACCGGACGGTCCGGGAGACCTACGAGCTGGCGCTCGGCCCCGACCGGGCCGAGGCGGTTCCGCTGCGCTCGCTCGGCCTGATCGCCGGACGGGACCTCGACAGCCGGGTCGGGGAGCTGTCGGTCGGGCAGCGGCGGCGGCTCGCCCTGGCGCTGCTGATCGCCGATCCGCCGGAGCTGCTGCTACTGGACGAACCGACGAACCACCTCTCGCCCGGTCTGGCCGATGAACTCGAGGAGGCGTTGGGCAGCAGGGGTCCCGGCGCGGTCGTGGTCGCCAGTCACGACCGCTGGCTGCGGTCCCGGTGGGCGGGCCGCCAGCTCGCGCTGCCACCACCGGGGCTCGCGCTGCCAGCATCGGGGCAGGAGCCCGGGTCCGGCGGCTAG
- a CDS encoding SseB family protein: MTEWEPATGAEADMRDALRANDQELYFRILARTELLLPVSAQALTGQVPMGWGTWTTGGRTHVLAFTSGAALKACLAENAGSARRTSYTDLAGSWPNHEWWLAVNPGLPIEGYLPAWFVAQLARGDVRLPGRTSAGRPRQDQAELAARSRGTAVVPGQGGQPEPAAAARLSSPVPAENGPPPVGSVHPATAPTGVSDALISPTAEHVTAGWVTTAADPARTGDRPQNDRPPNDRSPADRSPADRPLADRPLADRLAGDRSAADRSGTKWPGAERSAGPGVRPPAQNGGPPGRDRPPPNRTIPVQAFPGAPGDVVTGEVISGEVVSESDQIASPGRSAPDGPQHSSLSAWYAAAIGTPTEPVAPPADPLDRPADPYASPAEPMEAVPVIPAPPRPSPAPASPTPASPAPHSPAPHSSTPAGPTLEQGGPGSPASFDPVDRYQPLARPHAETPQGYAEPPQGYAEAPQAYAEPTQTDAGPAQGFAEATQAYANPAQSYAEPPQSYAEPPQSYAEPPQAHAEPAQAYAAAEETGVTGQPPAESAAAPGVAALAGFEPANEVERSLLEAAGDGSTETFLSTLLLAKVLLPIAPESIPGTRPGEEGFVWRTEPIDGATHVVVFTSPERLADHLPAQVETVAVKFVQLIRRWPRTEWSFAVNPGTPVGAKLPGAQIVGLANWAVEVGLGDDPEVAEPAQQAAGEPAAKSTYAPATEDPGRPTMMQKTIAPSQLGYYLERGYDRVSGFVHRATEIAHLNTPAQLEAALGLDYPGSPFSRDAAEVFVVRWPAYRPSLYRIPYGGQNEAAMRAMEGWVIERPPFRGNGFAPGEGSDVIAEFKVDSVRLPHGAKLCRIGADGTEQVIAVLDSDGPTWRRAGEPDA; this comes from the coding sequence GTGACCGAATGGGAGCCGGCCACCGGGGCCGAAGCCGACATGCGGGACGCTCTACGCGCGAACGACCAGGAACTCTACTTCCGGATCCTCGCCCGCACCGAGCTGCTGCTACCGGTTTCCGCCCAAGCGCTCACGGGCCAGGTCCCGATGGGCTGGGGCACCTGGACCACCGGTGGTCGTACCCACGTACTCGCGTTCACCTCCGGCGCGGCCCTGAAGGCGTGCCTGGCCGAGAACGCGGGATCCGCCCGGCGGACCTCGTACACCGATCTCGCCGGCAGCTGGCCCAACCACGAGTGGTGGCTCGCGGTGAATCCTGGGCTGCCGATCGAGGGCTACCTGCCCGCCTGGTTCGTGGCCCAGCTTGCCCGCGGTGACGTGCGCCTGCCGGGCCGGACCTCCGCCGGCCGGCCTCGGCAGGACCAGGCCGAGCTGGCCGCCCGCAGCCGGGGTACGGCCGTCGTTCCCGGGCAGGGCGGGCAGCCGGAACCGGCCGCGGCCGCCCGACTCAGTTCGCCGGTACCGGCGGAGAACGGGCCGCCGCCGGTTGGCTCGGTCCATCCGGCGACCGCGCCCACCGGTGTGAGTGACGCCCTGATCAGCCCGACGGCCGAACACGTCACGGCCGGCTGGGTGACCACCGCGGCCGATCCGGCCCGCACCGGCGACCGTCCCCAGAACGATCGCCCCCCGAACGACCGCTCGCCGGCCGACCGCTCGCCGGCCGACCGCCCGCTGGCGGACCGCCCGCTGGCCGACCGGTTGGCGGGGGACCGGTCCGCTGCCGACCGGTCGGGGACGAAGTGGCCCGGGGCCGAGCGGTCCGCCGGACCCGGGGTGCGCCCGCCGGCCCAGAACGGCGGCCCACCGGGTCGGGACCGGCCCCCACCGAACCGGACCATTCCCGTGCAGGCGTTCCCCGGTGCGCCGGGTGACGTGGTCACCGGCGAGGTGATCTCGGGCGAGGTGGTGTCCGAGTCGGATCAGATCGCCAGCCCGGGACGGTCCGCCCCGGACGGCCCGCAGCACTCCTCCCTCTCGGCCTGGTACGCGGCGGCCATCGGCACGCCGACCGAACCGGTCGCGCCGCCGGCCGACCCGCTGGACCGGCCCGCCGACCCGTACGCTTCACCGGCCGAACCGATGGAGGCGGTGCCGGTCATCCCGGCCCCACCCCGCCCAAGCCCAGCGCCGGCCAGCCCAACGCCGGCCAGCCCAGCGCCGCACAGCCCAGCGCCGCACAGCTCGACCCCGGCAGGCCCGACCCTGGAGCAGGGCGGGCCGGGGTCCCCGGCCAGCTTCGACCCCGTCGACCGCTACCAGCCCCTCGCCCGGCCACACGCCGAGACACCCCAGGGATACGCCGAACCGCCCCAGGGATACGCCGAGGCGCCTCAGGCGTACGCCGAGCCAACCCAGACCGACGCCGGACCCGCCCAGGGCTTTGCCGAGGCGACTCAGGCCTATGCCAATCCCGCCCAGAGCTATGCCGAGCCGCCCCAGAGCTATGCCGAGCCGCCCCAGAGCTATGCCGAGCCGCCTCAGGCGCATGCCGAGCCGGCCCAGGCGTACGCGGCGGCCGAGGAGACCGGAGTAACCGGCCAGCCGCCGGCGGAGTCGGCGGCGGCCCCGGGTGTTGCGGCGTTGGCCGGCTTCGAACCGGCCAACGAGGTGGAGCGCAGCCTGCTGGAGGCCGCCGGCGACGGCAGCACGGAGACGTTCCTGTCGACCCTGCTGCTGGCCAAGGTGCTGTTGCCGATCGCGCCGGAGTCGATCCCGGGCACCCGGCCCGGCGAGGAGGGCTTCGTCTGGCGTACCGAGCCCATCGACGGCGCCACCCACGTCGTGGTCTTCACCTCCCCCGAGCGGCTCGCCGATCACCTACCGGCCCAGGTCGAGACGGTGGCGGTCAAGTTCGTCCAGTTGATTCGCCGGTGGCCCCGGACCGAATGGTCGTTCGCCGTGAACCCGGGTACGCCGGTCGGGGCAAAGCTCCCCGGCGCCCAGATCGTCGGGTTGGCCAACTGGGCCGTCGAGGTGGGTCTCGGCGACGACCCGGAGGTCGCCGAGCCGGCGCAGCAGGCCGCCGGTGAGCCGGCGGCGAAGTCGACCTACGCGCCGGCCACCGAGGATCCGGGCCGGCCGACGATGATGCAGAAGACCATCGCGCCCAGTCAGCTCGGTTACTACCTGGAACGCGGCTACGACCGGGTCTCCGGCTTCGTGCACCGGGCCACCGAGATCGCGCACCTGAACACCCCCGCCCAGCTGGAGGCCGCGCTCGGGCTGGACTACCCCGGCTCGCCGTTCTCGCGGGACGCGGCCGAGGTCTTCGTGGTCCGGTGGCCCGCCTACCGCCCGAGCCTCTACCGGATCCCGTACGGCGGCCAGAACGAGGCCGCCATGCGCGCCATGGAAGGTTGGGTGATCGAGCGCCCGCCGTTCCGCGGCAACGGGTTCGCCCCCGGTGAGGGGAGCGACGTGATCGCCGAGTTCAAGGTGGACAGTGTCCGGCTGCCGCACGGGGCGAAACTGTGCCGGATCGGCGCCGACGGGACCGAACAGGTGATCGCCGTGCTGGACAGCGACGGCCCGACCTGGCGGCGGGCCGGTGAGCCGGATGCGTGA
- the mycP gene encoding type VII secretion-associated serine protease mycosin: MPGGSTPLALVIAVTLTVPPVAPAAATDPAADPVSTGALAGPVLAQRATVDGCTDRSTPAEPVAELPWSQRRYAPERLTALATGAGVTVAVLDSGVDDRHLQLRDRVLPGRDYLDPELDGTVDCPGHGTAVASLIAATPRDGIGLRGLAPGSRILPVRVSEQLVIDGAATGRTVTATRFAAAIRYAVTRGAAVLNLSVVLYRDDPAVRAAIADAVAADVVVVAAVGNRHDEADPRPFPAAYDGVLGVGAVGPDGQRAPFSQVGPYVDVVAPGQAVLAAVPGRGHREHDGTSYAVPFASATAALIRQYRPELSARQVIERIVTTADPAPGDGDDGYGGGVLNPYRAVTETAPLAAGPPPAPVVRRGGTDPAAVGGGDRRTEARERALALAGVAGAGAALAVLLAVVLPRGVRRRWRPAEPA; this comes from the coding sequence ATGCCCGGCGGCAGCACACCGCTCGCCCTGGTGATCGCCGTCACACTGACGGTGCCACCAGTCGCTCCGGCGGCGGCGACAGATCCGGCCGCTGACCCCGTCTCGACGGGGGCTCTCGCCGGGCCGGTGCTGGCCCAGCGGGCCACCGTCGACGGCTGCACGGACCGGTCGACCCCGGCGGAACCGGTGGCCGAGCTGCCCTGGTCCCAACGACGGTACGCGCCGGAGCGGTTGACGGCACTGGCCACCGGTGCCGGGGTGACCGTCGCCGTGCTCGACTCGGGGGTCGACGACCGCCACCTCCAACTCCGGGATCGAGTGCTCCCCGGCCGGGACTACCTCGACCCGGAGCTCGACGGGACCGTCGACTGCCCGGGCCACGGCACCGCCGTGGCGAGCCTGATCGCCGCCACCCCCCGCGACGGCATCGGCCTGCGGGGTCTCGCCCCGGGCAGTCGCATCCTGCCGGTCCGGGTCAGCGAACAGTTGGTCATCGACGGTGCGGCGACCGGCCGGACCGTCACCGCCACCCGGTTCGCGGCGGCGATCCGCTACGCGGTGACCCGGGGCGCCGCGGTGTTGAACCTCTCGGTGGTGCTCTACCGGGACGACCCGGCCGTCCGGGCCGCCATCGCCGACGCCGTCGCCGCGGACGTGGTGGTCGTCGCGGCCGTCGGCAACCGGCACGACGAGGCGGACCCACGGCCCTTCCCCGCCGCGTACGACGGGGTGCTGGGGGTCGGCGCCGTCGGCCCGGACGGCCAGCGCGCACCGTTCTCGCAGGTGGGTCCGTACGTCGACGTGGTCGCGCCGGGCCAGGCGGTGCTGGCCGCCGTGCCCGGCCGCGGGCACCGGGAACACGACGGCACCAGCTACGCCGTGCCGTTCGCGTCGGCCACCGCGGCCCTGATCCGGCAGTACCGGCCGGAACTGTCGGCGCGGCAGGTGATCGAGCGGATCGTCACGACCGCCGACCCGGCGCCGGGCGACGGCGACGACGGGTACGGCGGCGGCGTGCTGAACCCGTACCGCGCGGTCACCGAGACCGCGCCGCTGGCCGCCGGGCCGCCGCCGGCGCCGGTGGTTCGGCGCGGCGGCACCGATCCGGCCGCGGTGGGCGGCGGCGACCGGCGGACGGAAGCGCGGGAACGGGCGCTGGCGCTGGCCGGCGTAGCGGGCGCTGGCGCGGCCCTGGCGGTTCTGCTCGCGGTGGTGCTGCCGCGAGGAGTCCGCCGCCGGTGGCGCCCGGCCGAGCCGGCCTGA
- a CDS encoding WXG100 family type VII secretion target encodes MTDGVLVVQFGRLMAASSSIQVALNTLESQLAQLEGDAAGLVASWDGAARAAYDERQQRWRQAADDMKVMLAEIKRAVDDSVVDYQHTEKRATNLFSP; translated from the coding sequence ATGACCGACGGCGTGCTGGTCGTCCAGTTCGGCAGGTTGATGGCGGCCAGTTCGAGTATCCAGGTGGCGCTGAACACCCTCGAATCGCAGCTCGCCCAGCTTGAGGGGGACGCCGCTGGGCTGGTGGCGAGCTGGGACGGCGCCGCGCGGGCCGCATACGACGAGCGGCAGCAGCGCTGGCGCCAGGCGGCCGACGACATGAAGGTGATGCTGGCCGAGATCAAACGGGCGGTCGACGACTCCGTGGTCGACTACCAGCACACCGAGAAGAGGGCCACGAACCTCTTCTCCCCCTGA
- a CDS encoding WXG100 family type VII secretion target gives MSQTKAEAAVMRQTAQRFEQVDESLQSMLSRLMAELEELQTAWQGAGGRSFTQVKLAWQRDQAAIGRALRETAAAIRTAGQQYDASDAEVAGRVSAVNQGSLRLPL, from the coding sequence GTGTCCCAGACAAAGGCAGAAGCCGCGGTCATGCGGCAGACCGCGCAGCGGTTCGAGCAGGTGGACGAGTCGCTGCAGAGCATGCTCAGTCGGCTGATGGCCGAGTTGGAGGAGTTGCAGACCGCCTGGCAGGGCGCCGGCGGCCGGTCCTTCACACAGGTCAAGCTGGCCTGGCAGCGGGACCAGGCGGCGATCGGGCGGGCGCTGCGGGAGACCGCCGCGGCGATCCGCACCGCCGGCCAGCAGTACGACGCCTCGGACGCCGAGGTGGCCGGCCGGGTGTCCGCGGTCAACCAGGGCAGCCTCCGGCTGCCCCTCTGA
- the eccB gene encoding type VII secretion protein EccB, whose product MASRQDQLHSYQFLVQRVVSALVMRQTDPAQPPLGRAAGATLAGVLVAAIALGAVAVYGLVVGGGDAGWRDSGAVLVEKESGARYVYRDGKLHPVRNFASALLIADSAEPRTVLVSRAALAGVPRGIPLGIADAPDSLPVPQRLVADGWTVCSMSAADAARSAGLPAPGGPGPRSALLVGAADPGGTALAGAGVLARHPDGSLHLIWDGRRHPVRNPRLVLAALTWTSHRPTETAPALLNALPVGADLGRVAVPGRGERSTVDGAGVGEVFMVESQGGGRQYAVATRDGLATITELQADLILTDLGQDAPTPLSQNRFAGLRKVGDLVPPGPTALPASTPDLVPAGSGAVCGRVRDDGAGFELRTGADVPDLTGAVPGPGGAADHVWVQPGRGAVVEAVPAPGASGGAISIVTDLGRRHPVTSAEVLRRLGYGGVTPARLPAGLVALVPAGRALDPEAALAPAVPG is encoded by the coding sequence ATGGCGTCGCGACAGGACCAGCTGCACTCGTACCAGTTCCTGGTTCAGCGCGTGGTCTCCGCGCTGGTGATGCGGCAGACCGACCCGGCGCAGCCGCCGTTGGGCCGGGCGGCCGGCGCCACCCTGGCCGGCGTGCTGGTCGCGGCGATCGCGCTCGGCGCGGTCGCCGTCTACGGGCTGGTCGTCGGCGGCGGCGATGCGGGCTGGCGGGACTCCGGCGCGGTGCTGGTGGAGAAGGAGTCCGGCGCGCGGTACGTCTACCGGGACGGGAAGCTGCACCCGGTCCGGAACTTCGCCTCGGCCCTGCTGATCGCCGATTCGGCGGAGCCGCGGACGGTGCTGGTGTCCCGGGCCGCCCTGGCGGGGGTGCCGCGGGGCATCCCGTTGGGCATCGCCGACGCGCCCGACTCGCTGCCGGTACCGCAGCGGCTGGTGGCCGACGGCTGGACGGTCTGCTCGATGTCGGCGGCCGACGCCGCCCGGTCGGCGGGGCTGCCGGCCCCGGGCGGCCCGGGGCCGCGATCCGCGCTGCTGGTCGGCGCCGCCGATCCCGGGGGGACGGCATTGGCCGGGGCCGGGGTGCTGGCCCGGCACCCGGACGGCAGCCTGCACCTGATCTGGGACGGCCGGCGGCATCCGGTCCGGAACCCGAGGCTGGTGCTGGCGGCGCTGACCTGGACCAGCCACCGGCCTACCGAGACGGCGCCGGCCCTGCTCAACGCCCTGCCGGTCGGGGCCGACCTCGGCCGGGTTGCGGTCCCGGGCCGGGGTGAGCGATCCACTGTCGACGGCGCCGGGGTCGGCGAGGTGTTCATGGTGGAGAGCCAGGGCGGGGGGCGCCAGTATGCCGTCGCCACCCGGGACGGTCTGGCCACCATCACCGAGTTGCAGGCCGATCTGATCCTCACCGACCTCGGGCAGGACGCACCGACCCCGCTCTCGCAGAACCGCTTCGCGGGGCTGCGCAAGGTCGGTGACCTGGTGCCGCCCGGTCCGACGGCGCTGCCGGCCAGCACGCCGGACCTGGTGCCGGCCGGGTCGGGCGCCGTCTGCGGGCGGGTGCGCGACGACGGTGCCGGGTTCGAACTGCGCACCGGTGCGGACGTACCGGACCTGACCGGGGCGGTGCCGGGTCCGGGCGGCGCGGCCGATCACGTGTGGGTGCAACCGGGCCGCGGCGCGGTGGTGGAGGCGGTGCCGGCGCCCGGCGCGTCCGGCGGCGCGATCTCCATCGTCACCGACCTGGGCCGGCGCCATCCGGTGACCAGCGCCGAGGTGCTCCGCCGGCTCGGCTACGGCGGGGTCACCCCGGCCCGACTGCCGGCCGGGCTGGTCGCGCTGGTCCCGGCGGGGCGGGCACTCGATCCCGAGGCCGCGCTGGCGCCGGCGGTTCCCGGCTGA